The Helianthus annuus cultivar XRQ/B chromosome 11, HanXRQr2.0-SUNRISE, whole genome shotgun sequence region TGCAGACTGAGTTTACGGCATTACAGGATAATGAAACATGGGAGCTTGTTCCCCGCCCACTTGACCGTCCCGTCATTCGTTGCATGTGGTTATTTCGGCATAAATTTAAATCGGACGGGTCATTGGAGCGTTATAAGGCTAGGTTGGTGGTTAACGGTAATTCCCAAACAGTTGGTATTGATTGTGATGAGACATTTAGTCCTGTGGTCAAACCGGCCACCATTCGCACCGTTTTGTCTCTCGCAGTATCTCGGGCTTGGTCTATTCATCAACTTGATGTTAAGAATGCTTTTTTACATGGGGAACTACACGAGACGGTATTTATGCATCAACCGCCGGGTTTTTATGATGCACGATTTCCTCATCATGTTTGTCGATTGAAGAAATCGCTATATGGGCTTAAACAGGCACCACGGGCTTGGTACACCCGGTTTGCTAATTTTATCACCTCCAAAGGGTTCCGCAGCAGCACGTGTGATCAGTCCTTATTTGTTTATCAACAGGGCTCGTCTAATATTGCGTATTTATTGTTATATGTGGACGATATAGTTCTCACCGCTTCTAATGACCGTCTCTTAAACAACATTATTAGCACACTCTCTCGAGAGTTTGCAATGACTGATCTGGGCAGGTTACATCATTTTTTGGGGATAAAAGTTAGTCAGCAAAAGAATGGTATTTTCTTATCGCAAGCTCAATATGCAAAGGACATCATCGCTCGTGCTTCGATGTCCTCATGTAAACCGTGCTCTACACCGGTTGATCTTTCATCTAAGTTGAGTGCTACCGATGGGGCTCTATTCTCGGATCCAACGCTCTATCGGAGTTTGGCGGGTGCACTGCAATATTTGACTTTTACTCGTCCCGATTTGTCTTATGCAGTTCAACAGGTGTGTCTCTTCATGCATGAGCCTCGAGATCCTCACTTTGCGTTTATGAAACGTATCATCCGTTATCTGCAAGGTACAATTGACTATGGCATACGGATTGTCCGATCAGCATCCTCTGATTTGGTGGCTTATTCTGATGCTGATTGGGGAGGCTGCCCAGATTCGAGACGCTCCACATCGGGTTATTGTGTTTTCCTAGGTGACAACCTCATCTCATGGTCCGCTAAACGGCAGCCTACTGTATCTCGATCCAGTGCGGAAGCTGAATATAGGGGGGTTGCGAATGCAGTCGCTGAAACGACATGGATTCGAAATTTGCTATTCGAACTTCACACCCCTTTAACACGTGCATCAGTGGTGTTTTGTGACAATGTCTCAGCGGTCTATTTGTCCAATAATCCGGTTCAACATCAACGGACAAAACACATCGAGATTGACATTCATTTCGTACGCGAGAAAGTTCGTCTTGGGCACATTAAAGTTCTTCATGTCCCATCCTCCATGCAGTACGCGGATATATTTACTAAGGGATTATCTCGTGAACTATTCCAATCGTTTCGGTCCAGCTTGAGCGTTTGTCCTCCGCCCGCTCAAACTGAGGGGGTGTCTTAGCCAGCCGATTATTATCATTATTTTAGGAATAGATTGTTATGATTAGTTAGAGATAATCTTTTGTATTATTTGTATATATCCTTTCCTTATTATTGGTTGTATGACTCCCTATATATAGGGCTCTTGTTTATCAATAATATTCATTCACTTTATCAACCATATTTGCTGTTAGCGTCATGTTTGAGAGGTAAGGGTTTCATCACCACTTATTATATATTCTTTAGAGTAAAATGCTATTTTCGTCCCTGACGTTTGACGACTTTTGcaactttcatccaaaggtttgcttttccgcatctggatccaaaaggatttagatcttgccattttcatccgactcgttaactccatccatttttttatGTTACGAGAGGGGTATTTTCGTCCTTTTACCTATTTGTTAATGTTTATAAGAAAAGTCATAACTAGAAAGTCAACAAATGTGTATCTTTATTTCTTAAtagtgtttttttattttaataagaatgtctaaaaagacggaaatacccctcatttaatggagttaacgagttggGTGAAAATGGcgagattttaaaccttttggatccagttgcggaaaaacaaacttttggacgaaagtcgcaaaagtggctAAACCTCATGGAtaaaaatagcattttacacattttttttatattattactACTGCTACTCatcatattgttttttttttttctaaatagtaCATTAtcattatattattttttaatcgTGAATTATTTTCGTGCATTTATAGAGCGACCACCAAACGAACCACCGCTAGACTGGCCTACACGAAAACGGATCGCTTTAGGATCGGCTAGAGGGCTTTCGTACTTGCATGATCATTGTGACCCAAAAATCATTCACCGTGATGTTAAAGCGGCTAACATTTTATTGGATGAAGAATTTGAAGCAGTGGTTGGTGATTTCGGTTTGGCTAAGTTGATGGATTACAAAGATACGCATGTCACGACAGCTGTACGTGGGACCATCGGTCATATTGCTCCCGAGTATCTCTCAACGGGAAAATCATCAGAAAAAACCGATGTTTTTGGGTATGGGATTATGCTTTTGGAACTAATAACAGGACAACGGGCGTTTGATCTTGCTCGACTTGCGAATGATGATGATGTCATGCTACTCGATTGGGTACGTATTCCTCaaaacttgttttagggtttgtgagtgattagagtaaacttccgttttgctccctgtggtttggtcactttaacggttttgccccaaacctttaaaaatagccattttactccctgatgttttggttttgttgccagtttgctccctgcggggagcaaaatggaaaaacaaacattttggatggagttagaggcggggagcaaactggcaaaaaaaccgaaacatcagggagtaaaatggctatttttaaaggtttggagcaaaaccgttaaagtgaccaaaccacagggagcaaaacggaagtttactcgaGTGATTATTATGACTTGTAGAATTAGGATATAATGGGTTGACTAGGGGTATGATTATCTCTAACGGGTCAAtgaataaaacttaaaaacttggttaaaaatGTAGCGGGTCAAATGCGTCGAATGAGACTATTCAAATGCTTACAACCTCTTAATTTTCtctattaaaaaaattaaaatagtaTCTTAATAATGTAGTTCATATCATATTTAATATTCTTAAAAATTTAAGGACAGACAAAAATGTTTGCGGGTCAACCCAACCCTATTCACTTTGACCCATATTAAAACCCGCGAGTTTGGTCCATACTAAAACCGACTTGTTTTTAGGTGAAAGGGCTTTTAAAAGAGAAGAAACTGGAGATGCTCGTGGACCCCGATCTAGAAACGAATTATGTAGCAACTGAGGTCGAGCAGTTAATCCAGGTGGCGTTGTTATGTACACAAGGCTCGCCAATGGACCGTCCGAAAATGTCAGACGTTGTTAGGATGTTAGAAGGTGACGGGCTGGCAGAGCGGTGGGACGAGTGGCAGAAAGGGGAGGTGCTCCGGCACGAGCTGGACCTTGTACCGCTACCTAACTCTGATTGGATTCTTGACTCGACTGATAACTTGCACGCGGTTGAGTTATCCGGACCCAGATGATGAAGATCGAAAATAAATGGTTTTTGTATTGGGGCTGTTGTAATATACTCTTGTTGGTCTTATATTACCAGTAATCTATTATAGTTTCAATCTTAGTTTGAGCATATAGAATCgggatgagcacggtacccgttcggtaccgaaccggtaccgaaaaacgggAAAAGTGGGTACCGGATACACCGGTTCGTTACCGGtacccggtaccaaatgctcataCCAACAATATCAAACATGCAACAAACAATTTATGTATCACACAATAACTATTGAaattgtttattgttttttaaagaaaaaaaaaagcataAGCAACTCcgtattttttaattaaaacaactTATTTTACAAGATATCACTAAATTAACTTCTTAAGGCATAAGATGTGCCTCAATTTGACCGTTATATTTAAACTTCTTGCAAAATAAATATCATAACTTTCAAATGAATTTGTTTCATGAAAATGATAATTATTTGTATGATTGGGGCAAGTTCAATGCTAACAAAGTTTTATGAAAAATTATGCTTATTTCATTGACAAATCTTCTAGGGCGGTTAAAAGTACTCTTGGCTAGTGGTTCACTCGAAATTGGCTCAATTTGTAAGATCAGGCGGTGTGGTATACCACCCCCGCCACATCACTCCCTTTGACGCCCATAGCGCCCCTATTCATTTCCCAGGCGCCAAAAGGTAGCGACATCCTTCTCTTCACCATGCCCGCGTTTTGCACTGTTCTCGAGGTGGGTGGGTCAATATGACCGTTTACAAACAGTcaaattattaaaaataaaactaaattttattttatatatatatatatatatatatatacacacacacacatgtattTTACACGCACCGATCACAAACTAACTCACCAAAACATACATACGATGAAGGTAACCAACCGGCGAACCCACTACTCACTTACGCTCAGAAGGAAGTTATCCGAGCGAGGATACGTGACAGTGACACACACCTTAACCTTCGAGCTGATTTGACCAAGCACCTATGGTTTGATCATGAACAAAGAGGAGATGACGAGTGAAGATTTAGTTTCTAGTTTAACCTTTTAAGCatttttaggtttatatttttttaagtgacattgtatttttttttatttaaattatgggttttatattttattcatgttatttaaatttaaattaatatatcaaaattaaataatgtttaaatttaaataaaaaataataattaggtaatgatgatgaagattttAAACCATTGTAAGGATGTTAAAGGaaggggctttaaagcccccgTATGAGGTGGCACCTAGATAACGCTGACTTGACATAATAAAGCCCTAGGGGCTTTAAACAATACCATCTAGCCTAAACGAGCCAAGGTTGACTCGATTAAATTAAcctttaacttttttattttatgGTTTTACTGAATTTTTCATTGCTACGTCAAAAAATGTATGTCAAATCACCAAGAGGTCCTCATTCACTTTTTATCGCTAGAATGTGTAATGCTTTTAGTATCCACTacctattaaaataatattttaattaaaataaatataataaagcaTGAGATTGCTTGAAACCATGGCCCACCACCCTCAAACCCGACTCGCCCCCTAAGGGGGCTCAGGGTGGCGAGATATTGCATCAAACCTTGGGGCTGCCACCTCACCCGGAGCGTTAGACCATAACAACCTTGGTCCACTTCACATCAAACcttattttttttcttcaaaGTTTTAACAATCCAACCAACCAACCAAGCCAAAAtgagcaaaaaaaaaattttaaatcgAACAAAACCGAGCCGAGCAACTTTTTTTAAATCGAACCAAACCAAGCCGACTCAGTTTAAAACTCGAACCAAGCTCAAGCTGGTCCTATCTTGGCCCATGAATAGTACCCAAATTGaatatatcaaaacacaatcacCAGAACATAAGAAATATTAAAGAAAAACATCATATGAGTGACTACTGCTTGAACAACTCATCATGTTCTACACCAATTATCACATTTAGAATCCATCTTCTCAAATCCTACAAAAATGCGGTCAATCAATCGTCAATGCAAACTACAAAGACGGTACCCGTCATCAAGAATCTAACAACTAACCTACTCGAACGTTAAAAAAGGGGAAAATAAACAAACTCGCGCCATCTTATTGGCGTAAACAGACCACCACATTACCCTTCAAGAACCTAACTCAACAAGCTCTTCTCACACTATCCATATACATTTCACATAACCCGGGTACATCACCCTCAAACCCGCGCAAGTAATCAAGAAACTTCAACTCAGGATACGACGCAAGCGTTATAAGCATCGGCTTATCCCCAACCAATCCCTTTTCTTTCAAGATCATCAACATCTTGTTCCTCGGAACAACCCTCTTACTCAAACTAAACGTAAAGAACGTATGACAACGAATCAAATACGCCGGCGTATACCCAAGATTCCTCATCAAAAACTCCAACTTTTCACGTATATTCCCCTCGGACTTATTCAAACAATACGGTTGATGCCTAAACAACAAGGCGATATCCGAATCCGACCACCCAAAACTCCTAAACACCTTCATCTTCCCCTCCACTTCCACATCACTCACATACAAAGCCACACTCAAAGCATGTACAAAACTCCCCACTCTTGGCGAAACCCCCAACTTTTCCTCGACAAATTTCAACCGATCCACAAGCAGTTTCGTGTTCACCATACTACTCTCCGGGTTACTCAACATAAACCGAACAATCCTCTCATTAGACAACCCAATATCCTTCAACATTTGCATATTTGTAGACAATCTTTTCATAGAATAATTAGTGCAATACAACCATCTAGATTTAGTAATAAACTCAACCACATTTTGATCATCACCCAAATACCCTTTTAACAAATTAACCCCAGGAATGATCCGGGTATGCAACCCGAACCCGAACACATCCGGGTTTCTTCTAATCAGGACAACAAGATCCGACCCGGATAGACCCAGTTCTTGGAAAACTTTAAGTTTGGGTTCTAGGGTTTTGCCGGCTTTGCAAGTTAGGATTTTTGGGACAGAAAAGATGAGTTGTTTGATCTGGGTGAGGGTTAGACCGTAATTTTTGAGGGTTTGGAGGATAAGATCGGAATTAAGGGTGGATTTGAGGTGGGTGAGGTTACCTTTGGAGGAGAGAGTGATGGCGTCTTGCTTGGAGAATTTGAGGGAGGTGGTGAGGTAGTTGATgatgggttgttgttgttgttggtcgCCGAAGGATTGGATGACGGTGGAGTAGCGGTGGAGATGTGACCGGAAGAAGGTTGAGATCCGGAACATGATGGTGGAGACAGCCGGAGATAGAGAGTTGGAATTGGGATTTTTACCATTTAGTGTGCCCTAAAAATcataaatttgttttattttttccaACTTTTTTTAAACAATTGGACTTAAATATTCAAAACCCACTGTTTAGAGTATCTTTCGagataagttttacatcaatcgact contains the following coding sequences:
- the LOC110889080 gene encoding transcription termination factor MTERF2, chloroplastic — protein: MTGQGIFPEFGFGANSNTALGEGVQNLQAQIEEIGEVEITNTGGQRGSVTRITQMATPGNNGEGPSNPVPPQNGTLNGKNPNSNSLSPAVSTIMFRISTFFRSHLHRYSTVIQSFGDQQQQQPIINYLTTSLKFSKQDAITLSSKGNLTHLKSTLNSDLILQTLKNYGLTLTQIKQLIFSVPKILTCKAGKTLEPKLKVFQELGLSGSDLVVLIRRNPDVFGFGLHTRIIPGVNLLKGYLGDDQNVVEFITKSRWLYCTNYSMKRLSTNMQMLKDIGLSNERIVRFMLSNPESSMVNTKLLVDRLKFVEEKLGVSPRVGSFVHALSVALYVSDVEVEGKMKVFRSFGWSDSDIALLFRHQPYCLNKSEGNIREKLEFLMRNLGYTPAYLIRCHTFFTFSLSKRVVPRNKMLMILKEKGLVGDKPMLITLASYPELKFLDYLRGFEGDVPGLCEMYMDSVRRAC